The Solanum pennellii chromosome 11, SPENNV200 genome contains a region encoding:
- the LOC107004178 gene encoding RING-H2 finger protein ATL78-like, producing MENFHHSRRLLREVAAMVPPPLPAGIISHDTIDDLQIGKNVNTFDANVIMVLAVFVIAIICSLVLNSIIKCFFRCSTLVLIDSYSNHTNPSSTNKGIKKKALKTFPIVRYATELKHPGLDSECVICLSEFVIGDKVKVLPKCNHGFHVKCIDKWLNSHSSCPTCRHCLIETCQKIVNGDNFVTTNAISSSTVEEIVIRIEPLEREGVISN from the coding sequence ATGGAGAACTTCCACCACTCAAGAAGATTACTCCGGGAGGTGGCCGCCATGGTGCCGCCTCCTTTGCCAGCCGGAATAATTAGCCACGATACAATTGATGATCTACAAATTGGAAAAAATGTCAACACATTTGATGCAAATGTTATTATGGTATTAGCAGTATTTGTAATTGCCATAATTTGTTCACTTGTGTTGAACTCCATCATAAAATGTTTCTTTAGGTGCTCTACCCTAGTTTTAATAGACTCATACTCAAACCATACAAATCCTTCATCAACCAATAAAGGGATCAAGAAAAAAGCCCTCAAGACATTTCCAATTGTAAGATACGCTACTGAATTGAAACATCCAGGGCTCGACTCTGAATGTGTCATTTGCTTATCTGAATTCGTTATTGGAGATAAAGTTAAGGTTCTACCAAAATGTAACCATGGATTCCACGTCAAGTGTATCGATAAATGGCTCAATTCACATTCTTCTTGTCCTACTTGTAGGCATTGCCTCATTGAAACTTGTCAAAAAATTGTCAACGGTGACAATTTTGTTACTACAAATGCAATTTCATCATCAACAGTTGAAGAAATTGTAATAAGGATTGAACCTCTAGAACGTGAAGGTGTTATATCTAATTAA
- the LOC107004122 gene encoding RING-H2 finger protein ATL78-like — translation MLTRTSTLLIQEFMENFHYSRRLLPESTMAPPPAAGISHYATNHQPFGHKVNTFDANVIMVLAVLVCALICSFILNFIIKCVCRCTTLILVDSSLNHTNNNPSSTKLVNRGIEKKALKTFPVITYSTTELKHPGLDSECVICLSEFGIGEKIKVLPKCNHGFHVKCIDKWLNSHSSCPTCRHCLIETCQKIVPISSALVQEVVIRVEPLQREDVVSNNQH, via the coding sequence ATGTTAACTAGAACTTCCACTCTATTAATTCAAGAATTCATGGAGAACTTCCACTACTCAAGAAGATTACTCCCGGAGTCCACCATGGCACCGCCACCGGCAGCCGGAATCAGCCACTATGCAACTAATCATCAACCATTTGGTCACAAAGTCAACACATTTGATGCAAATGTTATTATGGTCTTGGCCGTACTTGTATGTGCCTTGATTTGTTCATTTATCTTGAATTTCATCATAAAATGTGTATGTAGGTGCACTACCCTAATATTGGTAGACTCATCCTTAAACCATACAAACAACAACCCTTCTTCAACAAAACTAGTCAATAGAGGGATCGAGAAAAAAGCCCTCAAGACATTTCCGGTTATAACATATAGTACTACTGAATTGAAACATCCAGGGTTGGACTCTGAATGTGTCATTTGCTTATCTGAATTTGGAATTGGAGAGAAAATTAAAGTTCTACCTAAATGCAACCATGGGTTCCACGTCAAGTGTATCGATAAATGGCTCAATTCTCACTCTTCTTGCCCTACTTGTAGGCATTGCCTAATTGAGACTTGCCAAAAAATTGTTCCAATTTCATCAGCTCTAGTACAAGAAGTTGTAATAAGGGTTGAACCTCTCCAACGTGAAGATGTTGTATCTAATAATCAACATTAG